A window of Metabacillus sp. B2-18 contains these coding sequences:
- a CDS encoding ABC transporter permease, protein MRRIGAIAAFEIKRMFQKPQSFLLMFGMPLLFTFIFGGLFSEGEESKPIISVVDQDNTTLSKTLIDEVKSKGLVDISIDDSQTADQKFDDQKIAGFIQLNSGFEKELVDNKIPKVVFVSQASFEGAAMIEQMINDSIVKIQIGAKASNFYQEMTGEEPKVVQDQIFVEITGAPAFIETVTVTKSNDVATMSNLTARSAGFTIMFVMISMLISTGVLLEARQTGVWYRIMSTPTSKRELLGGYLLSFFLIGWIQFGLLMLITKVVFHVEWGNLLANIVLVSCVLLCTIGLGLFIAGFVKSSEQQSVLGNLIVISTCMLGGVYWPLEIMPDFMQQAARFVPQYWGLEGFTEIAARGGTILDIIYPIGILLVFTVVFLTIGMKRIRFE, encoded by the coding sequence ATGAGGAGAATTGGAGCAATTGCAGCTTTTGAGATTAAAAGAATGTTTCAAAAGCCACAATCATTTTTGCTAATGTTTGGAATGCCCTTGCTATTTACCTTTATCTTTGGCGGGTTATTTTCTGAAGGAGAAGAAAGCAAGCCGATTATTTCAGTGGTAGATCAGGATAACACCACGTTATCAAAGACTTTAATAGATGAAGTGAAAAGTAAGGGTTTGGTAGATATTAGCATCGATGATAGTCAAACAGCAGATCAAAAATTTGATGACCAAAAAATCGCAGGATTTATTCAATTAAATTCAGGGTTTGAAAAAGAATTGGTAGATAATAAGATCCCGAAAGTTGTATTTGTTTCTCAAGCTTCATTTGAAGGAGCTGCTATGATTGAACAAATGATTAACGATAGCATTGTGAAAATTCAGATTGGAGCGAAAGCCTCAAATTTTTATCAGGAAATGACTGGGGAGGAGCCGAAAGTGGTTCAAGATCAAATATTTGTAGAGATTACTGGAGCTCCTGCCTTTATTGAAACTGTCACCGTAACTAAAAGCAATGATGTTGCAACAATGTCCAATTTAACTGCTCGATCCGCTGGTTTTACGATTATGTTTGTGATGATTAGCATGCTGATAAGTACAGGTGTGCTTTTAGAAGCAAGACAGACTGGTGTTTGGTATAGAATCATGTCTACCCCGACTTCTAAAAGAGAATTACTAGGTGGATATCTGCTTTCATTCTTTTTAATTGGATGGATTCAATTTGGGCTATTAATGCTCATAACAAAAGTAGTATTTCATGTTGAATGGGGGAATTTGTTAGCAAATATTGTGCTCGTCTCCTGTGTATTACTTTGTACAATTGGTCTAGGACTCTTTATTGCAGGATTTGTTAAGTCCTCTGAACAACAATCGGTGCTCGGCAACTTGATCGTCATTTCTACCTGTATGCTTGGAGGCGTTTATTGGCCTCTTGAAATCATGCCTGACTTTATGCAGCAAGCAGCTAGATTTGTTCCACAATACTGGGGACTTGAAGGGTTCACAGAAATTGCCGCAAGAGGTGGGACGATCTTAGATATCATCTATCCTATTGGTATTCTTCTCGTATTTACAGTTGTTTTCCTTACCATAGGAATGAAGAGGATTCGATTTGAGTAA
- a CDS encoding cyanophycinase: MDFSSRCSNKKDLIQYGVESEVIEILSISNHDFKGTVENESSWLDNRNNEELAKKIKDFTAIWFVGGDQTNITASLLNDDMTHSKVLNAIWDIYRNGAVLGGTSAGAAIMSDVMIAGGGSYDTLSKGFTETYDGMTQQEGGPGYLEQGLGFFQEGIIDQHFDKKARLGRLIAVTAELGEQNEISYGIDEDTAMVYITTKIPLR; this comes from the coding sequence ATGGATTTCAGCAGTAGGTGCAGTAATAAGAAGGATTTAATTCAATACGGAGTAGAAAGTGAGGTAATTGAAATTCTATCAATCTCAAATCATGATTTTAAAGGAACGGTAGAGAATGAATCTAGCTGGCTGGATAATCGAAATAATGAAGAGTTAGCAAAGAAAATAAAAGATTTTACAGCGATTTGGTTTGTCGGTGGTGACCAGACCAATATTACAGCATCACTATTAAATGACGATATGACCCATTCGAAGGTACTAAATGCTATTTGGGATATTTACAGAAATGGTGCGGTCCTAGGAGGAACAAGTGCAGGAGCAGCGATTATGAGTGATGTTATGATTGCAGGAGGAGGAAGCTATGATACGTTATCTAAAGGCTTCACCGAAACATATGATGGCATGACTCAGCAAGAAGGTGGACCAGGATACCTTGAGCAAGGACTAGGTTTCTTCCAAGAAGGAATTATTGATCAACATTTTGATAAAAAAGCTAGATTGGGCAGGCTCATAGCTGTTACTGCTGAATTAGGAGAACAAAATGAAATATCATATGGTATAGATGAAGACACAGCCATGGTGTATATAACAACCAAAATACCATTGAGGTGA
- a CDS encoding malate:quinone oxidoreductase, protein MSDRELKTDVILIGAGIMSATLGTLLKQLVPDWNIKVFEKLSNAGEESSNEWNNAGTGHAALCELNYTSEKPDGSVDISKAIKINEQFQISMQFWSFLVQNKLIQNPHNFIMPLPHMSLVHGEENVTFLKKRFEALSKNPLFQGMEFSDNPEKLMEWIPLIMQERTSHEPIAATKIDTGTDVNFGALTRMLFDHLETKNVNLHYNRSVSDIKRTSDGLWELKVQNLGSGEVERHKAKFVFIGGGGGSLHLLQKSGIPEGKHIGGFPVSGLFMVCNNPEVVAKHHAKVYGKAKVGAPPMSVPHLDTRFIDNKKSLLFGPFAGFTPKFLKNGSMFDLITSVKPDNLLTMLAAGAKNMSLTKYLIQQVMLSKEARMEELREFIPNAKSEDWDLVVAGQRVQVIKDTEAGGKGTLQFGTEVVSAADGSVAALLGASPGASTAVHVMLEVITKCFPHYLDEWEPKIKEMIPSYGVSLMENPQLLNEIHTNTSQTLGLSEKKPVFS, encoded by the coding sequence ATGAGCGATAGAGAATTGAAAACAGACGTTATCTTAATTGGTGCCGGTATCATGAGTGCGACTTTAGGAACACTACTGAAACAGTTGGTGCCTGACTGGAATATAAAAGTTTTTGAAAAGCTTTCAAATGCAGGTGAAGAAAGCTCCAATGAATGGAATAATGCAGGAACGGGGCATGCTGCACTTTGTGAGCTTAACTACACATCCGAAAAACCTGACGGATCTGTAGATATTAGTAAAGCGATTAAAATAAATGAACAATTTCAAATTTCCATGCAGTTTTGGTCTTTTCTTGTACAAAACAAACTCATTCAAAATCCACACAATTTTATCATGCCACTGCCTCATATGAGTTTAGTACATGGAGAGGAAAATGTTACTTTTTTGAAAAAACGATTTGAAGCGCTCTCAAAAAATCCGCTTTTCCAAGGAATGGAATTTTCTGATAATCCAGAAAAATTAATGGAGTGGATTCCGTTAATTATGCAAGAACGTACATCTCATGAACCGATAGCAGCAACAAAAATTGACACGGGAACAGATGTTAACTTTGGTGCATTAACACGTATGCTGTTTGATCACTTGGAGACTAAAAATGTTAATTTACACTATAATCGTAGTGTAAGTGACATTAAACGTACTAGTGATGGCTTATGGGAATTAAAGGTGCAAAATCTTGGTAGCGGTGAAGTTGAACGACATAAAGCGAAATTTGTCTTTATTGGAGGCGGAGGAGGAAGCCTGCATTTACTACAAAAGTCAGGTATTCCTGAAGGTAAGCATATTGGTGGCTTCCCGGTAAGTGGACTATTCATGGTGTGTAATAATCCGGAAGTGGTAGCGAAGCACCATGCAAAAGTTTACGGTAAGGCTAAGGTTGGAGCTCCTCCGATGTCTGTTCCACATCTTGATACACGATTTATTGATAACAAAAAATCATTATTGTTCGGACCATTTGCTGGCTTTACACCAAAGTTTTTAAAAAATGGATCGATGTTTGATTTAATCACTTCTGTAAAACCGGATAATCTGTTAACAATGCTAGCGGCAGGTGCCAAAAACATGTCGTTAACAAAATACTTGATACAGCAAGTAATGTTATCAAAAGAAGCACGTATGGAAGAGTTACGTGAGTTTATACCAAATGCTAAAAGTGAGGATTGGGATTTAGTTGTAGCAGGTCAACGTGTGCAAGTCATTAAGGACACTGAAGCTGGTGGAAAAGGAACACTTCAGTTTGGTACAGAGGTTGTTAGTGCAGCTGATGGTTCTGTTGCAGCATTGCTCGGTGCTTCACCAGGTGCTTCAACTGCAGTTCACGTTATGCTTGAAGTCATCACAAAATGCTTCCCTCATTATTTGGATGAGTGGGAACCAAAAATTAAAGAAATGATTCCTTCTTATGGTGTGTCATTAATGGAAAATCCGCAACTTTTAAACGAAATCCATACTAACACATCACAAACATTGGGGTTAAGCGAAAAAAAGCCCGTATTTAGTTAA
- a CDS encoding EamA family transporter, translating into MSVILALLAAFFAALTGILAKIGMENVNSNLATAIRTIIVLIMAFLIVLITDQLDSITEISTKALIFILLSGFATGVSWLFFFRALSMGDASKVIPIDKSSVVLTIILSILILGEKAIPNIMVGGALIAIGTFVLIGKNEEKKGFARSHTYILYAILGAVFAAFTAILAKIGIEDVDSNVATFLRTIVIMVFWWAIVFFQGTQKNMKTISTKGYLFLVLSGMATGFSWLCYFGALAIGKVSVVAPIDKLSVVITMILSFVILKEKITKQKVIGGIVITIGAVFLIF; encoded by the coding sequence ATGAGTGTCATTTTAGCGTTACTTGCAGCCTTTTTTGCAGCCCTTACAGGAATATTAGCGAAAATTGGAATGGAAAATGTGAATTCGAATTTAGCAACTGCTATTCGTACGATTATTGTATTAATCATGGCTTTTCTTATTGTCTTGATAACAGACCAGCTGGACTCTATCACAGAAATCTCTACGAAAGCACTAATTTTTATTTTATTATCAGGCTTTGCTACTGGTGTGTCATGGCTGTTTTTCTTTAGAGCACTATCAATGGGTGATGCTTCAAAGGTGATACCAATTGATAAATCGAGTGTAGTATTAACTATCATTTTATCTATCCTCATTTTAGGGGAAAAAGCTATCCCAAATATCATGGTGGGAGGAGCATTAATTGCGATTGGGACATTTGTGTTGATTGGTAAGAATGAAGAAAAGAAAGGTTTTGCAAGATCACATACTTATATTCTGTATGCGATTTTAGGAGCGGTCTTTGCTGCATTTACTGCCATTTTAGCAAAAATCGGAATTGAAGATGTTGATTCAAATGTTGCTACCTTTTTAAGGACAATCGTTATTATGGTGTTCTGGTGGGCAATTGTGTTCTTTCAAGGAACTCAGAAAAACATGAAAACAATCTCTACTAAAGGCTATCTATTTTTGGTTCTGTCTGGTATGGCAACAGGATTTTCATGGCTTTGTTATTTTGGTGCCCTAGCAATTGGAAAGGTTTCAGTAGTTGCTCCGATAGATAAATTAAGTGTTGTGATCACGATGATTTTAAGTTTCGTGATTTTAAAGGAGAAAATAACAAAACAGAAGGTAATAGGTGGAATTGTGATCACAATTGGCGCAGTTTTTTTGATTTTCTAG
- a CDS encoding ABC transporter permease: MFTIAWKDMKIRLKDRKSFITLLLMPIVLTMILGSALSGVFGEDGTLPETSAGIVVSSTDEVTDQFIQDVLQGKELRDSITVSEFKTEEDLRVALENQKVDVGLILPVNWGEGLMKGEEKTVKILKDPAKEIQATILSSITESFVDRITTVSAAAGTVADKLLTVVPVSNQNLNSADMITNLVDDLTKIAGSKVSAVISERDGKEPISGMQYYAAAMGAMFILFNTTIGAKTIIQERKTDTLARLMCTPIRHSSIMIGKFLGTFSFSLLQFIVFVITTHYLFGVAWGNNILQLLVVGIAYSVAVAGLSMIIAGLITEEKTADTMGGIGVQILALLGGSMIPLASFPNIMQQMANIAPNKWALHSFLEIMNGTKWSSLVMPVTILMAIGLTTLFIGSMKLKYR, translated from the coding sequence ATGTTCACAATTGCTTGGAAAGATATGAAAATCAGATTAAAAGACCGAAAATCTTTTATCACTCTATTATTAATGCCGATCGTCTTAACAATGATTTTAGGTTCAGCTCTTAGCGGTGTATTCGGTGAAGATGGAACACTACCTGAAACATCGGCTGGTATCGTTGTGTCTTCTACTGATGAGGTTACAGATCAATTTATTCAAGACGTTCTTCAAGGAAAAGAATTACGAGATAGTATAACAGTGAGTGAGTTTAAAACAGAAGAGGATTTAAGAGTGGCTTTGGAAAATCAGAAAGTAGATGTTGGCTTGATTCTGCCTGTTAACTGGGGAGAAGGGTTAATGAAGGGAGAAGAAAAGACGGTAAAAATTTTAAAAGATCCAGCAAAAGAAATTCAAGCTACTATTCTTAGCTCAATAACTGAATCTTTTGTTGATCGGATCACAACAGTATCAGCTGCTGCGGGTACAGTTGCTGATAAGCTTTTAACTGTCGTTCCAGTTTCAAATCAAAATTTGAATTCAGCCGATATGATAACGAATCTTGTAGATGATCTTACGAAAATTGCAGGATCAAAAGTGAGTGCAGTTATAAGTGAAAGGGACGGTAAGGAACCAATTTCGGGAATGCAATATTATGCAGCTGCAATGGGGGCTATGTTTATTTTATTCAATACAACCATTGGAGCAAAAACAATTATTCAAGAGAGAAAAACAGACACATTAGCTCGACTAATGTGCACTCCAATTAGACATTCATCTATTATGATCGGAAAATTCCTTGGAACTTTTTCTTTTTCCCTCCTGCAATTTATTGTGTTTGTCATAACCACTCATTATCTATTTGGAGTAGCATGGGGAAACAACATCCTGCAGCTTCTTGTAGTTGGAATAGCATATTCAGTAGCTGTAGCGGGGTTATCGATGATTATAGCAGGATTAATAACAGAAGAAAAAACCGCTGATACGATGGGAGGAATTGGGGTGCAGATTCTAGCGCTCCTAGGAGGCTCAATGATTCCACTTGCTTCTTTTCCTAACATTATGCAACAAATGGCTAATATTGCACCTAATAAATGGGCTCTTCATAGTTTCTTAGAAATAATGAACGGAACAAAATGGTCTTCACTTGTTATGCCCGTGACGATTTTAATGGCAATTGGGCTAACAACCTTGTTTATAGGGTCAATGAAACTAAAGTATAGGTAA
- a CDS encoding glucosaminidase domain-containing protein gives MLKDTRLYSLVFAFILVLSALVPSFSAKAANSTTIMGPSQLTSKQMGDYVLLNESSPKLTSVSIYQLAELYLEIGRKEGVRGDIAFAQAIHETGFFRFGGDVIPEQNNYAGIGTTGGGVKGAFFATPEEGVRAHIQHLKAYASKDPLNTELIDPRFNLVTRGIAPLWTDLNGRWAVPGKGYGEKILQIHLNMSKMTLTIPHVSLPTNHKQPVARITIKADVSMLAPNGSVFKTLKKGEKVRVYGVIGNSYDVGGGYRVDANSSKMSIYIGRILIKNSTTVMYKPDGTVHRVFKKGESLMVYDYDSSVYQVGGGYYVKMSDKPVYHLGRLELSKEAAMFSPDGTPYSNLKAGGNYPVYGINGDRLDLGGGYTVQFNKKQQNYYN, from the coding sequence ATGTTAAAAGACACACGTCTTTATTCCCTAGTTTTCGCTTTCATTTTGGTGTTAAGTGCGTTGGTTCCAAGTTTTTCTGCAAAAGCGGCAAATTCTACAACAATTATGGGTCCTTCTCAGTTAACGTCAAAGCAAATGGGAGATTATGTTTTATTAAACGAATCGTCCCCAAAGCTTACAAGTGTATCAATCTATCAACTCGCAGAATTATATCTTGAAATTGGTAGAAAAGAAGGAGTACGTGGAGATATTGCCTTTGCTCAAGCCATTCATGAAACAGGCTTTTTCCGCTTCGGTGGTGATGTGATTCCAGAGCAAAATAACTATGCAGGAATCGGAACGACTGGTGGAGGTGTAAAAGGTGCGTTTTTTGCTACACCTGAGGAAGGAGTTCGCGCTCACATTCAGCACTTAAAAGCTTATGCAAGTAAAGATCCGCTGAATACAGAGCTTATTGATCCTCGCTTTAACCTTGTAACACGAGGAATTGCGCCTTTATGGACAGATTTAAATGGAAGATGGGCAGTGCCTGGAAAAGGCTATGGAGAAAAAATACTTCAAATCCATCTTAATATGTCAAAAATGACTCTCACCATTCCACATGTTAGTTTACCGACTAATCATAAACAGCCTGTAGCCAGAATAACAATTAAAGCTGATGTTTCTATGCTAGCTCCAAATGGATCAGTTTTCAAAACTCTTAAAAAAGGTGAAAAAGTAAGAGTTTATGGAGTTATTGGAAACAGCTATGATGTTGGCGGAGGATATCGTGTAGATGCTAATAGCAGCAAGATGAGCATATACATAGGTAGAATTTTAATTAAAAATTCAACTACTGTTATGTACAAGCCTGATGGAACTGTTCACCGTGTTTTTAAAAAAGGTGAATCATTGATGGTTTATGATTATGATTCAAGTGTCTATCAAGTTGGTGGCGGCTATTATGTAAAAATGTCAGATAAGCCAGTCTATCATTTAGGAAGACTAGAGCTTTCAAAAGAAGCTGCTATGTTCAGCCCTGATGGAACTCCTTATAGCAATCTTAAAGCAGGTGGAAATTATCCTGTTTACGGAATTAACGGAGACCGACTTGATCTTGGTGGCGGTTATACTGTTCAATTTAATAAAAAACAACAGAATTATTATAACTAG
- a CDS encoding O-methyltransferase — protein sequence MKVEEYIHSLFTKDDRILDDVLESIQAKGMRNISVPPEIGKLLTLLVKISGAKEILEIGALGGYSGICLVRGLREDGQLTSLELMQEYAELAHENLKKAGFGDRVTYYTGEALKSLEQLEAEQRKFDFIFIDADKPNYPNYLDWALRLANPGALIVADNVLQRGRVCEESIDDPRIECIRAFNERVANDPMLESIILPIGDGLSIARVRQ from the coding sequence ATGAAGGTAGAAGAGTATATCCATTCACTATTCACGAAGGATGATAGGATTTTAGATGATGTTTTAGAAAGTATCCAGGCAAAAGGTATGAGGAATATATCTGTTCCACCGGAAATTGGAAAGCTTCTTACATTGTTAGTGAAAATTTCTGGAGCAAAAGAAATTTTGGAGATTGGAGCTTTAGGTGGATATAGTGGAATCTGTCTTGTTCGTGGTCTTAGAGAGGATGGGCAATTAACTTCATTAGAATTAATGCAAGAATATGCGGAATTAGCGCATGAAAATCTGAAAAAAGCTGGCTTTGGTGATCGTGTTACATACTATACAGGTGAAGCTTTAAAAAGTTTAGAGCAGCTAGAAGCGGAACAAAGGAAGTTTGACTTCATTTTTATCGATGCTGATAAGCCTAATTATCCGAACTATTTAGATTGGGCATTGCGATTAGCTAACCCGGGTGCTCTGATAGTTGCTGATAATGTTCTGCAAAGAGGAAGGGTTTGTGAGGAATCAATTGACGACCCGCGTATAGAATGTATACGAGCATTTAACGAGAGAGTTGCAAATGACCCTATGTTGGAATCAATCATTCTCCCAATTGGTGATGGACTATCAATTGCTCGGGTAAGACAATAA
- a CDS encoding organic hydroperoxide resistance protein, with the protein MSNTLFTSTVSAVGGREGRVESPDGVIKLEVAMPGTPRAKKIPEATNPEQLFAAGYAACFDGALQFIAKKERQTFESEVTANVSLLKDEADQGFKLGVTLQVKGTGIDRETLEDLVEKAHAFCPYSKATRGNIDVTLEIV; encoded by the coding sequence ATGTCAAACACATTATTTACATCAACAGTTTCAGCAGTAGGAGGACGTGAAGGTAGAGTTGAATCACCAGATGGTGTCATTAAGTTAGAGGTGGCAATGCCTGGAACGCCTAGAGCAAAAAAAATACCTGAAGCAACAAATCCTGAACAGCTATTTGCGGCTGGCTATGCAGCTTGCTTTGATGGAGCTCTGCAATTTATTGCGAAAAAAGAGCGTCAAACATTTGAGTCAGAAGTAACTGCAAACGTTAGCTTATTAAAAGATGAAGCAGATCAAGGGTTTAAATTAGGAGTTACTTTACAAGTAAAAGGAACAGGAATTGATAGAGAAACGTTAGAGGATTTAGTGGAAAAAGCACATGCATTTTGTCCTTACTCAAAAGCAACTAGAGGAAATATTGATGTGACGTTGGAGATTGTATAG
- a CDS encoding MarR family winged helix-turn-helix transcriptional regulator — MGNNEELKLDNQLCFSLYACSRAILRLYRPFLDEMNLTYPQYLVLLVLWEKQQSSVKELGELLELDSGTLTPMLKRMETAELIERRRDKADERVVLVTITEKGASIKEKAACVPQSLLNSSGMSVDEILALNKAIKHLSLQVHSAL, encoded by the coding sequence TTGGGAAATAATGAAGAACTAAAATTAGATAATCAACTATGCTTCTCTCTATATGCTTGCTCTCGGGCAATTCTTCGTCTTTATCGTCCATTTTTGGATGAAATGAATTTAACTTATCCTCAATATTTAGTTCTCCTAGTATTGTGGGAAAAACAGCAAAGTTCGGTAAAAGAGCTTGGCGAGCTGCTAGAACTTGACTCTGGAACACTTACACCCATGCTAAAGCGAATGGAAACAGCTGAACTTATTGAAAGAAGACGCGACAAAGCAGATGAGCGTGTTGTTCTTGTTACCATTACAGAAAAAGGAGCTTCTATTAAAGAAAAAGCTGCTTGTGTCCCACAATCATTATTAAATTCATCTGGTATGTCGGTAGACGAGATTCTAGCTTTGAATAAGGCAATTAAGCATTTATCACTTCAGGTACATTCAGCTCTTTAA
- a CDS encoding lysozyme inhibitor LprI family protein translates to MKSIFTVLAIFVLLVGCNNQKNSDQNEAPTNENEETKADSNEETQSNESDNSEKQDNDITEENNTEETDTTIDKDSQQAAEDETEDENISEESVVSEGNKQKYLDKLTSIEKAATEIRNNNDGTTFGMRKSLEEILEKWDQALNEIYQVLEKQLPADEMEKLRQEQRKWITLRDETAKEDASQFEGGTMEPLEYTASLANTTKERCYELVENYMK, encoded by the coding sequence TTGAAGTCAATATTTACAGTGTTAGCAATATTTGTCCTCTTGGTTGGGTGCAACAATCAAAAAAATTCTGATCAGAATGAAGCACCGACTAATGAAAATGAAGAAACTAAAGCTGATAGTAATGAGGAAACTCAATCCAATGAGTCGGATAACTCGGAAAAACAAGATAATGATATAACAGAAGAAAATAATACTGAAGAAACAGATACTACTATAGATAAGGATTCGCAGCAAGCAGCCGAGGATGAAACAGAAGACGAAAATATAAGTGAAGAATCAGTTGTGAGTGAAGGAAATAAACAGAAATACTTAGATAAACTCACTAGCATAGAAAAGGCAGCAACAGAAATTAGGAATAACAATGATGGTACAACATTTGGAATGAGGAAATCACTAGAAGAAATCTTGGAAAAGTGGGATCAAGCTTTAAATGAAATCTATCAGGTTCTAGAAAAACAGTTACCAGCAGACGAGATGGAAAAACTCCGACAAGAACAAAGAAAATGGATCACACTTAGAGATGAAACAGCGAAAGAAGATGCAAGTCAATTTGAAGGAGGAACGATGGAGCCACTAGAATATACAGCTTCCCTAGCAAATACTACTAAAGAAAGATGTTATGAATTGGTAGAGAACTATATGAAATAG
- a CDS encoding nitroreductase family protein, with translation MKTLETIYSRRTIKNFKADPIEMEQLSKWLQAGTMAPNHKMTEPWEVYVVGPETREKLNHKTDFFHAPVVLAILSKHGKTEVETAENALATACFVQNFNLAAWEEGVGTFWCSMGNAQKNRDILGISDDYDVIGVFGVGYPEEINEPKERKSIEEKIKQLP, from the coding sequence ATGAAAACATTAGAAACGATTTATTCTCGACGCACGATTAAAAACTTTAAAGCTGACCCGATTGAAATGGAACAGCTTAGTAAATGGCTGCAAGCTGGTACTATGGCTCCTAATCACAAAATGACGGAACCGTGGGAAGTGTATGTAGTTGGTCCTGAAACAAGAGAAAAATTAAATCATAAAACAGATTTTTTTCATGCCCCAGTTGTGCTTGCTATTTTATCAAAACACGGGAAAACAGAAGTGGAAACAGCAGAAAATGCCCTTGCTACAGCCTGCTTCGTTCAAAACTTTAATTTAGCTGCATGGGAAGAAGGAGTAGGAACATTTTGGTGTTCAATGGGAAATGCTCAAAAAAACCGTGATATTCTCGGTATTTCGGATGATTATGATGTAATCGGAGTGTTTGGTGTAGGATATCCTGAGGAGATTAACGAACCAAAAGAACGAAAATCAATTGAAGAAAAAATAAAACAACTACCATAA
- a CDS encoding threonine aldolase family protein, whose protein sequence is MYSFKNDYSEGAHPRILNALIESNLVQEDGYGEDRFTQEAKELIKQKLLNKNVDVHLLSGGTQTNLTAISAFLRPHEAAISVNTGHIFTHETGAIEATGHKIISVEGDNGKLTVEHVKNVLESHPDEHMVKPKLVYISNSTEIGTVYQKDELIQLREFCDEHNLILFMDGARLGSALCSTESDLKLSDLPSLLDAFYIGGTKNGALLGEALVICNDALKEDFRFHMKQKGALLAKGRLLGIQFRELFKDDLYFDLAIHANSMAEKFREEISKAGFSFLTHSPSNQVFPIFPNSFIEKLQQKYAFHLWEKIDNDSSAIRLVTSWATKEDEVLAFIEDVKKGS, encoded by the coding sequence ATGTACAGCTTTAAGAATGATTATAGTGAAGGTGCACATCCAAGGATACTAAACGCATTAATAGAATCAAATCTTGTCCAAGAAGACGGATACGGTGAAGACAGGTTTACACAAGAAGCTAAGGAGCTAATTAAACAAAAACTTTTAAATAAAAATGTAGATGTTCATCTATTATCAGGGGGAACACAAACAAATTTAACAGCTATATCTGCTTTTCTTAGACCACATGAAGCTGCTATTTCAGTTAATACCGGCCATATTTTCACACATGAAACAGGTGCAATTGAGGCCACTGGACATAAAATCATCTCTGTTGAGGGTGATAATGGCAAATTAACAGTAGAGCATGTTAAAAATGTTTTAGAATCCCATCCCGATGAACATATGGTAAAACCAAAGTTAGTTTATATTTCAAACTCAACAGAAATAGGAACGGTCTATCAAAAAGATGAACTCATACAGTTACGTGAGTTTTGTGATGAACATAACCTCATTTTATTTATGGATGGAGCGAGACTAGGCTCTGCACTTTGTTCAACAGAAAGTGATCTTAAGCTAAGTGATTTACCTTCACTTTTAGATGCTTTTTACATTGGGGGAACAAAGAATGGAGCACTACTTGGTGAAGCGTTAGTCATCTGTAACGATGCTCTTAAGGAAGATTTTCGTTTTCATATGAAGCAAAAAGGAGCACTTCTTGCAAAAGGGAGACTATTGGGTATTCAGTTCCGTGAATTATTCAAGGATGACCTCTATTTCGATCTAGCAATCCATGCTAATTCGATGGCTGAAAAGTTTCGTGAAGAAATAAGCAAAGCAGGTTTTTCATTCTTAACTCATTCACCTTCAAATCAAGTATTTCCAATCTTCCCGAACTCCTTTATTGAAAAACTTCAGCAAAAATATGCATTCCATCTTTGGGAAAAGATTGATAACGATTCTTCTGCTATACGACTTGTTACATCTTGGGCAACGAAAGAGGATGAGGTGCTAGCGTTTATTGAAGATGTGAAGAAGGGGTCATAA